One Nitrospirota bacterium genomic window carries:
- the nifU gene encoding Fe-S cluster assembly protein NifU: MWEYTEKLKELFLNPKNVGEIENPDAVGEVGNIVCGDALKLTLKIDKETGKILDAKFQTFGCASAIASSSALTELIKGKTIDEAIKIKNQDIAEYLGGLPPEKMHCSVMGREALEVAIADYKGIKIEELIGGKVICKCFDVTDEKIKKVIRENRLTTVEQVTNYTKAGGGCGSCIPDIENILKEVWAERIIEEAIRPKERLTNIKKIALIQEILEREIRPRLQADGGDVELIDVDGNRVIVALRGMCTECVMANVTVKNIEKKLKELVTEDLMVVSEGGQG, encoded by the coding sequence ATGTGGGAATACACAGAGAAATTAAAAGAGCTTTTCCTCAATCCAAAGAATGTGGGAGAAATCGAAAACCCTGACGCTGTCGGAGAGGTTGGTAATATTGTCTGTGGCGATGCCCTTAAACTCACTCTGAAAATTGACAAAGAGACAGGGAAGATACTTGATGCCAAGTTTCAGACCTTTGGATGTGCAAGCGCTATAGCCTCCTCGTCTGCCCTTACTGAACTTATTAAAGGAAAGACCATCGATGAGGCAATCAAGATTAAAAATCAGGATATTGCCGAATACCTCGGCGGCCTGCCACCTGAAAAGATGCACTGCTCTGTAATGGGGAGGGAGGCGCTTGAGGTAGCCATTGCTGATTATAAAGGGATTAAGATCGAAGAACTTATCGGCGGCAAGGTTATTTGCAAGTGTTTTGATGTTACGGATGAGAAGATAAAGAAGGTAATAAGAGAAAATAGATTAACAACAGTTGAACAGGTTACCAATTACACCAAGGCAGGGGGAGGGTGCGGTTCATGTATACCTGATATCGAAAATATCCTTAAAGAGGTATGGGCTGAGAGGATTATAGAGGAGGCAATAAGGCCAAAGGAGAGGCTTACAAATATCAAAAAGATTGCATTGATACAGGAAATCCTTGAGAGAGAGATAAGGCCCAGGCTTCAGGCAGACGGAGGAGATGTGGAGCTCATAGATGTTGATGGCAATCGGGTGATTGTAGCTTTGAGGGGCATGTGCACAGAATGTGTAATGGCAAATGTCACAGTAAAGAACATAGAGAAAAAGCTTAAAGAGCTGGTTACAGAGGATCTCATGGTGGTTTCCGAAGGTGGACAGGGATGA
- the recG gene encoding ATP-dependent DNA helicase RecG — translation MNNPETINKQKKSNFKPQISEETPIQYIKGVGPKKALLLERLGIRTLGDALYCLPWRYEDRKNLKKICHLNYGALETVAGEVVDVEIITTPRKGLKILELTLSDGTGVLKGKWFNQPFMKRYFKIGQKLILSGVVKGNPYSGIGFEMENPNFEALEKPTTGVVGGDDRYIHTSRIVPIYRATEGFTTRQIRTLMFDITNNYLNYIEDFLPEEIRNRNNLITLREAILETHFPERFQDMDALNRGVSPAHMRLIFDEFFLFELGLAFEKNGRIVEKGIAFKGTSTLINRFLEKLPFKLTKAQERVFEELKADMIRPIPMNRLIQGDVGCGKTVIALMSMLLAVDSGYQAALMAPTEILAEQHYINIHKMIEDLGCSIALLTGSSRIKPIDDISTGKINIVIGTHALIQEGISFKNLGLAIIDEQHRFGVMQRAGLRKKGFSPDIIVMTATPIPRTLALTLYGDLDISIIDELPAGRMPVRTKVFFQGQKEKIYEIMRQELSRGRQIYIVYPLIEGSEKLDLKCAVDGAEAFKKIFNRFRVGLIHGRLKREEREEIMASFKSGRIDILVSTTVIEVGVDVSNASLMLIVHAERFGLSQLHQLRGRVGRGPYESYCLLMAYPPFGEDARRRLKIMEATSDGFKLAEEDLSIRGPGEFFGTKQSGMPDLRVANILRDIKVLEQARREAFAFVEEKHNLTNYPLLKEALEKSRGFGTDRLDLVKS, via the coding sequence ATGAACAATCCTGAAACTATCAATAAACAAAAAAAATCAAACTTCAAACCTCAAATCTCAGAAGAAACCCCTATTCAATACATAAAAGGAGTCGGGCCCAAAAAGGCACTGCTCCTCGAACGCCTCGGTATAAGAACTCTCGGCGACGCCCTGTATTGCCTTCCATGGAGATACGAAGATAGAAAGAATTTAAAAAAAATCTGCCACCTTAATTACGGTGCCCTTGAGACAGTTGCTGGAGAGGTAGTTGATGTAGAAATCATTACAACGCCGCGGAAAGGATTAAAGATTTTAGAGCTTACCCTCTCAGATGGCACAGGCGTGCTCAAAGGCAAGTGGTTTAACCAGCCATTCATGAAGAGATATTTCAAAATCGGCCAGAAATTAATCCTGAGCGGTGTTGTCAAAGGCAACCCTTACTCAGGTATTGGGTTCGAAATGGAAAACCCTAATTTCGAGGCCCTGGAAAAACCTACTACAGGTGTGGTGGGCGGAGACGACAGATATATACATACATCCAGGATAGTTCCTATTTACCGCGCCACAGAGGGATTTACTACCAGGCAGATCAGAACCTTGATGTTTGATATAACAAATAACTACCTAAACTATATAGAGGATTTCCTTCCTGAAGAAATACGCAACAGAAATAATCTAATAACCCTTAGAGAGGCTATCCTCGAAACACATTTCCCTGAGAGATTTCAGGACATGGATGCATTGAACCGTGGAGTAAGCCCTGCACATATGCGACTTATCTTTGATGAGTTCTTTCTGTTTGAGCTCGGCCTTGCCTTTGAAAAAAATGGTAGAATTGTTGAAAAGGGCATAGCCTTTAAAGGTACCAGCACTCTCATTAATCGGTTTCTCGAAAAACTTCCCTTCAAACTCACCAAAGCGCAGGAAAGGGTTTTTGAAGAATTAAAGGCCGATATGATAAGGCCGATACCGATGAACAGGCTTATACAGGGCGATGTGGGCTGCGGCAAGACAGTAATCGCCCTCATGTCCATGCTTCTGGCCGTAGACAGCGGCTATCAGGCAGCCCTGATGGCTCCCACCGAGATACTTGCAGAACAACACTATATTAACATCCATAAGATGATTGAAGACCTCGGCTGTAGCATTGCCCTGCTAACAGGAAGCAGCAGGATAAAACCAATTGATGATATATCCACAGGCAAAATAAATATTGTTATCGGGACACATGCCCTTATTCAGGAGGGTATAAGTTTTAAAAATTTAGGGCTCGCTATAATTGATGAGCAGCACAGATTTGGTGTGATGCAAAGGGCAGGACTGCGTAAAAAAGGGTTTAGCCCTGATATCATTGTCATGACTGCAACCCCCATTCCAAGGACTCTGGCACTGACCCTTTATGGAGACCTCGATATCTCTATAATTGATGAGCTGCCAGCCGGCAGAATGCCTGTCAGGACAAAGGTCTTTTTCCAGGGACAGAAAGAAAAGATATATGAGATAATGAGGCAAGAGCTTTCAAGGGGAAGACAGATATATATAGTTTATCCGCTAATTGAGGGCTCTGAAAAACTTGACCTCAAATGCGCGGTGGATGGCGCAGAGGCTTTCAAAAAAATATTTAACAGGTTCCGGGTAGGACTAATTCATGGAAGGCTGAAGCGGGAAGAGAGAGAAGAGATTATGGCATCTTTTAAATCAGGGCGGATCGATATCCTTGTCTCAACAACAGTAATAGAGGTGGGTGTTGATGTGTCCAATGCCTCTCTTATGCTCATAGTTCATGCAGAGAGGTTTGGCCTTTCCCAGCTTCACCAGTTAAGAGGGCGGGTGGGAAGAGGACCTTACGAATCTTACTGTCTTCTCATGGCTTATCCGCCTTTTGGAGAGGATGCCAGAAGGAGGCTTAAAATCATGGAGGCCACATCCGATGGTTTCAAATTAGCAGAGGAAGACCTATCAATAAGAGGGCCTGGTGAGTTTTTTGGCACAAAACAATCCGGGATGCCTGATTTAAGAGTCGCCAATATCCTGAGAGATATAAAAGTTCTTGAACAGGCAAGGCGGGAGGCATTTGCCTTCGTTGAAGAAAAGCATAACCTGACGAATTATCCCCTCTTAAAAGAGGCTTTAGAAAAATCCCGAGGCTTCGGGACTGACAGGTTAGACTTAGTAAAGAGCTGA
- the nifS gene encoding cysteine desulfurase NifS encodes MRVIYLDNNASTRVADEVVEAMLPYFSNLYGNPSSMHVFGGQLHKRVEDARAEVARLIGAELEEIVFTGCGTESDNTAIMSALESYPRKRHIVTTRVEHPAVLNFCKAMARKGYRVTFLPVDKLGRLDLKELDAAVTEDTAIVSIMYANNETGVIFPMEEIARIVKSKGVLLHTDAVQAVGKIPVDVRKLPVDMLSLSGHKIHAPKGIGALFIRRGIRFSPFIIGGHQEKGRRGGTENVPSIIGIGVACELAAKHMNDENSRVKALRDRLEEGLLACCPNAMVNGDSEHRLPNTTNMSFEYVEGEAILLRLDSYGICASSGSACTSGSLEPSHVLRAMGIPFTAIHGSVRLSLSRYNTDEDVDLVLKKMPEVIKELRHLSPFGREEMARKTGKLRTN; translated from the coding sequence ATGAGAGTTATTTACCTCGACAACAATGCATCTACAAGGGTAGCTGATGAGGTCGTGGAGGCAATGCTTCCATACTTTAGCAATCTTTATGGTAATCCATCGAGTATGCATGTATTTGGCGGCCAGCTCCATAAGAGGGTCGAGGATGCGAGGGCTGAGGTAGCAAGGCTCATTGGTGCAGAGTTAGAGGAAATAGTATTTACAGGCTGTGGCACAGAAAGCGACAACACAGCTATCATGAGTGCCCTCGAGTCTTATCCACGGAAAAGACATATTGTTACCACAAGGGTTGAGCATCCTGCAGTTTTAAATTTTTGCAAGGCCATGGCAAGGAAAGGCTACAGAGTAACATTTCTGCCTGTTGATAAGCTCGGCAGACTGGACCTTAAAGAGTTAGATGCTGCAGTAACCGAAGATACCGCTATTGTATCTATAATGTATGCAAATAATGAGACCGGAGTGATTTTTCCAATGGAGGAGATTGCAAGAATTGTGAAATCAAAAGGGGTACTTCTTCATACAGATGCTGTTCAGGCTGTAGGGAAGATTCCCGTGGATGTCAGGAAACTCCCAGTTGACATGCTGTCGCTTTCAGGGCACAAAATACATGCACCAAAAGGTATCGGAGCACTTTTTATAAGAAGAGGGATAAGGTTCTCTCCTTTTATAATTGGAGGCCATCAGGAGAAAGGAAGACGGGGAGGTACAGAGAATGTCCCATCAATAATAGGCATTGGTGTGGCATGTGAGCTTGCAGCCAAACACATGAATGATGAAAACAGCAGGGTAAAGGCATTGAGGGATAGACTTGAGGAAGGGCTTTTAGCGTGCTGTCCGAACGCAATGGTCAATGGTGATAGTGAGCACAGACTGCCAAATACAACCAACATGAGTTTCGAGTATGTAGAGGGAGAGGCAATTCTTTTAAGGCTTGACAGTTACGGTATATGTGCCTCTTCTGGCTCTGCATGCACCTCTGGCTCACTTGAGCCATCGCACGTCCTGCGGGCCATGGGCATACCTTTTACAGCAATACACGGCTCTGTGAGATTGTCCCTTAGCCGCTATAATACAGATGAAGATGTTGACCTGGTGCTTAAAAAGATGCCTGAGGTGATAAAGGAGCTGAGACATCTCAGCCCTTTTGGCAGAGAGGAGATGGCCCGAAAGACAGGAAAGCTAAGAACTAACTAA
- a CDS encoding prepilin peptidase, with product MIVDYILIFIIGAIIGSFLNVCIYRIPRGLSIIRPSSHCPSCGKPIRFYDNIPIISYLILRGKCRACKAKIPFKYPLVELLNASGYVATLWKFNPFTSMFFSWPSLLVYSCFVSSLIIIIFVDLEHQIIPDRITLPGIPLALLFGSTILPDPFLRFAFLGFKSSLIGFLLGGGLFYLVALLSRGGMGGGDIKMMAMVGGLLGWKGALSTTFFGSLTGAIVGIFLMIFKGKGRKSKIPFGPFLAFGAILSLFFGQEILDLYRAIYAR from the coding sequence ATGATTGTTGACTATATTCTGATCTTCATAATAGGGGCAATTATAGGCTCTTTTCTTAATGTATGCATATACCGTATCCCCAGAGGGTTGTCTATAATCAGGCCTTCATCCCACTGCCCATCCTGTGGAAAGCCGATAAGGTTTTACGATAACATCCCGATAATAAGTTATTTAATCCTGCGAGGAAAATGCAGGGCATGCAAAGCAAAAATACCTTTTAAGTATCCGCTTGTGGAGCTCCTCAATGCTTCAGGCTATGTTGCCACACTGTGGAAATTTAATCCATTCACATCAATGTTTTTCTCGTGGCCTTCATTGCTTGTCTATTCATGTTTTGTCTCTTCATTGATAATTATTATCTTTGTGGACCTCGAGCATCAAATAATCCCTGACCGAATAACGCTTCCTGGAATTCCGCTTGCATTGCTCTTTGGCTCCACAATCCTTCCTGACCCATTTTTAAGATTTGCCTTCTTAGGGTTCAAATCATCCTTGATAGGGTTTCTCCTCGGCGGCGGCCTTTTTTATCTTGTAGCCCTGCTGAGCAGGGGCGGAATGGGCGGAGGCGATATAAAGATGATGGCGATGGTTGGCGGGCTCCTGGGCTGGAAAGGCGCCCTTTCCACAACCTTTTTCGGAAGCCTCACCGGAGCCATCGTAGGAATCTTTCTCATGATTTTTAAGGGAAAGGGCAGGAAAAGCAAGATACCATTTGGCCCTTTCCTTGCATTTGGTGCAATCCTGAGCCTCTTTTTTGGCCAGGAGATCCTTGATTTGTACAGGGCGATATATGCGCGGTAA
- a CDS encoding PAS domain-containing protein, with protein sequence MNTPNQITNIIGISIFVLIGILLLLYILHFVLRARRKALKDINALKEASDVSFVVDTFHELVGKLKEKEKELDRLRTIAEERALSMESYNENILQSVPSGVVSLDNSFKIKSINFSAEKILAIKAEEAIGKDYEEIFNEPITGLIKSGAHIARGEYPYITKNGRHIYLGITTSPLKNAKQEVIGRILIFTDLTEMKSLQAQVELKERLSQLGEMSAGIAHELRNPMGVIAGYAKLLSKRSDPSQKTIVNEILREIDGMDKIIMELLAFARPTELNITAINLKDLIEDAAFSTVGGNPAIKLRISGASPSITIRGDEVLLRQALTNILKNAAEAMPDGGGLDIKITSVEGKVEISTRDTGPGIPEEVRKKIFLPFYTTKEDGTGLGLALVQKIIVSHGGSIEVESSERVSDKEGQGTTFRITLPAK encoded by the coding sequence TTGAATACACCAAACCAGATAACTAACATCATTGGCATATCAATCTTCGTCCTTATAGGGATACTGCTACTGCTTTATATACTTCATTTCGTCCTCAGGGCCAGGAGGAAGGCACTAAAGGATATAAATGCCTTAAAGGAAGCCTCGGATGTTAGCTTTGTGGTTGATACATTCCATGAGCTCGTAGGAAAACTCAAAGAAAAAGAAAAAGAACTCGACAGACTCAGAACCATTGCAGAGGAAAGGGCATTAAGCATGGAGAGTTACAACGAGAACATACTTCAGAGTGTGCCGAGCGGTGTCGTCAGCCTTGATAATTCTTTCAAGATAAAAAGCATAAATTTTTCAGCCGAGAAAATCCTTGCAATAAAGGCAGAGGAGGCAATTGGAAAAGATTACGAGGAGATATTTAATGAGCCAATAACCGGCCTTATAAAAAGCGGTGCCCACATTGCACGAGGTGAATATCCATATATCACAAAAAATGGAAGGCACATCTATCTGGGGATAACAACATCTCCCCTGAAGAACGCAAAACAGGAAGTCATCGGCCGGATACTTATATTCACAGACCTCACCGAAATGAAATCTCTGCAGGCGCAGGTAGAGCTTAAGGAGAGACTCTCGCAGCTCGGAGAGATGTCTGCTGGAATTGCCCATGAGCTGAGGAATCCAATGGGTGTTATAGCAGGATACGCCAAACTTCTCTCTAAACGGAGCGACCCTTCTCAGAAAACAATTGTTAATGAAATCTTAAGAGAGATTGATGGCATGGATAAGATTATCATGGAGCTGCTTGCCTTTGCCCGACCAACAGAACTGAATATAACCGCGATAAACCTGAAGGATTTAATTGAAGATGCAGCATTCTCCACTGTAGGAGGCAACCCTGCTATCAAACTGCGTATAAGTGGAGCCAGCCCTTCGATTACAATCAGGGGTGATGAGGTTCTCCTGAGACAGGCACTGACAAATATTCTAAAGAATGCAGCCGAGGCAATGCCAGATGGAGGAGGGCTTGATATAAAAATCACTTCTGTTGAAGGAAAAGTAGAGATAAGTACCAGGGACACAGGCCCCGGTATTCCAGAAGAAGTCAGGAAGAAGATTTTTCTGCCATTTTATACCACCAAGGAAGATGGCACAGGACTTGGCCTTGCCCTGGTTCAGAAGATTATAGTCTCACATGGTGGAAGCATTGAAGTTGAAAGCTCGGAACGAGTCTCTGACAAGGAAGGCCAGGGGACTACCTTCAGGATAACCCTGCCTGCAAAATAA